A stretch of Streptococcus chenjunshii DNA encodes these proteins:
- a CDS encoding SPFH domain-containing protein, with protein sequence MFALIFLLFLFFIVLIVIGSTLYVVRQQSVAIIERFGKYQMTSSSGIHIRLPFGIDKIAARIQLRLLQSEIVVETKTKDNVFVTLNIATQYRVNEQNVIDAYYKLMRPEAQIKSYIEDALRSSVPKLTLDELFEKKDEIALEVQHQVAEEMSTYGYLIVKTLITKVEPDAEVKQSMNEINAAQRKRVAAQELANADKIKIVTAAEAEAEKDRLHGVGIAQQRKAIVDGLAESIQELKLANVGMTEEQIMSILLTNQYLDTLNQFAAAGNQTLFLPSKPDGVEDIRTQVLSALKAK encoded by the coding sequence GTGTTTGCATTGATTTTTCTTTTATTTTTATTTTTTATTGTCCTGATAGTGATAGGCAGCACGCTTTATGTTGTCCGGCAACAGTCTGTTGCTATTATTGAGCGTTTTGGGAAATACCAGATGACATCGTCCAGTGGGATTCATATCCGTCTGCCTTTTGGTATTGACAAGATTGCGGCTCGTATCCAGCTGCGCCTTTTGCAGTCTGAGATTGTGGTTGAGACCAAAACAAAAGATAATGTTTTTGTGACCTTGAATATAGCAACGCAGTACCGAGTTAATGAACAAAATGTGATAGATGCTTATTACAAACTGATGCGGCCTGAAGCACAGATTAAATCTTATATTGAAGATGCTCTGCGTTCCTCGGTGCCAAAACTGACTCTGGATGAACTGTTTGAGAAAAAAGATGAGATTGCTCTGGAGGTTCAGCATCAGGTGGCAGAGGAAATGTCAACTTACGGCTATCTCATTGTTAAAACACTGATTACTAAGGTTGAACCGGATGCGGAAGTTAAACAGTCTATGAATGAGATTAATGCTGCTCAGCGGAAACGTGTCGCTGCTCAGGAACTGGCTAACGCTGATAAGATTAAAATCGTTACTGCAGCAGAAGCTGAGGCAGAAAAAGACCGGCTGCACGGTGTAGGTATTGCTCAGCAGCGTAAGGCCATTGTCGACGGTTTGGCAGAATCAATTCAGGAATTAAAGCTGGCTAATGTCGGGATGACAGAAGAGCAAATTATGTCTATTCTGTTGACTAACCAATATCTTGATACTCTGAATCAGTTTGCTGCGGCCGGCAATCAAACACTCTTTTTGCCTAGTAAACCTGATGGAGTGGAGGATATTCGGACACAAGTGCTGTCAGCCTTGAAGGCGAAATAA